A section of the Triticum dicoccoides isolate Atlit2015 ecotype Zavitan chromosome 7A, WEW_v2.0, whole genome shotgun sequence genome encodes:
- the LOC119330171 gene encoding KNR4/SMI1 homolog, with protein MEGGVISLPAPAPVSCLANREFQATPTPSPSDESTVLRELNVSVSLAGLDISRGHHGEPDVLGQRRSKCKPKVRTVSKMHMAAKAEKKAALDKAKAEKKAAAANDKAKTETKAAAADYKVKPEKEAAPAGGAAASPERLKLNPYEGYAIKEKRMVKMDHRNSYIKWLLEWDKKPRPPLPNLPETLRSMVAIKAERAHHERVLADFKLDGHAYVQVDVFYDDDPRANLPDDQYEVIHHDSDEEA; from the exons ATGGAGGGAGGAGTGATCTCgttgccggcgccggcgccggtttCTTGCCTCGCCAACAGGGAGTTCCAGGCCACCCCCACCCCCAGCCCGTCCGACGAGTCGACGGTCCTCCGCGAGCTGAACGTTTCCGTCTCCCTCGCCGGTCTGGACATCTCCCGCGGCCACCACGGCGAGCCGGACGTCCTGGGCCAGAGACGCAGCAAGTGCAAGCCCAAGGTCCGGACAGTCTCCAAGATGCACATGGCG GCCAAGGCGGAGAAGAAGGCGGCGCTCGACAAGGCCAAGGCggagaagaaggcggcggcggcgaacgacAAGGCAAAGACggagacgaaggcggcggcggcggactacAAGGTcaagccggagaaggaggcggcgcCTGCTGGTGGTGCTGCTGCATCCCCCGAGAGGTTGAAGCTCAACCCGTACGAGGGGTATGCGATCAAGGAGAAGAGGATGGTGAAGATGGACCATCGGAACAGCTACATCAAGTGGCTGCTCGAGTGGGACAAGAAGCCTCGCCCTCCCCTGCCCAACCTCCCCGAGACGCTCCGCTCCATGGTCGCCATCAAGGCCGAGCGAGCCCACCATGAGAGGGTCCTCGCCGACTTCAAGCTCGACGGGCACGCCTACGTCCAGGTCGACGTCTTCTACGACGACGACCCAAGGGCCAACCTCCCCGACGACCAGTACGAGGTCATCCACCACGACAGCGACGAAGAAGCTTGA